In Sander vitreus isolate 19-12246 chromosome 7, sanVit1, whole genome shotgun sequence, a genomic segment contains:
- the LOC144520795 gene encoding uncharacterized protein LOC144520795: MLRFLHILLTGLLGVLWDGVTAFGGVRLVDGENKCSGRVEVLLHNQWGTVCDHGWDPRESNVVCLELGCGLAEFTPHGSVYGAGSGPIWLRHVQCSGHESSLTRCAVVLHSNAYCTHENDAVVKCSGTLLMPTLTLLSPHTVFSPGEAVRFSCSILQGHLSDFHLYKHGVSTPLVTQRADQTQKKAELTLSDIETFHQGSYSCQYRIKSGFPSQLLSSPPSNSINITVVELLTPQHWYNTSTEAPAGSVIKGHSFNITCSTPQQYPGGSFQLRLIRSNGTVRQSLPALTPSVTFTFPNAQSSNEGYYYCLYRVQLGGRTFVSRESQPLPIAIRDPDPVLSPMGISWLVSGLTFVVAVIVLIIVAKVLCNKEKKPTELERETRTCVDNTYVALSINKL, from the exons ATGCTGAGATTCCTCCATATCCTTTTAACAG GCCTGTTAGGTGTTCTGTGGGATGGAGTTACAGCTTTTG GTGGGGTCAGACTAGTTGATGGGGAGAACAAGTGTTCTGGCAGAGTTGAGGTACTCCTTCACAACCAGTGGGGGACTGTTTGTGACCATGGCTGGGACCCCCGAGAGTCTAATGTGGTGTGCCTGGAGCTGGGCTGTGGCTTAGCTGAATTTACCCCTCATGGTTCAGTATATGGTGCAGGCAGTGGACCCATCTGGCTGCGGCATGTCCAGTGCTCCGGACATGAGTCCAGTTTGACACGCTGTGCTGTTGTCCTTCACAGTAACGCCTACTGCACCCATGAGAATGATGCAGTGGTGAAATGCTCAG GTACCCTTTTAATGCCAACCCTCACCCTGCTGTCACCTCACACTGTGTTCTCTCCTGGCGAGGCTGTTCGCTTCAGCTGCAGTATCCTGCAGGGTCACCTCAGTGACTTTCACCTGTACAAGCATGGAGTGTCTACACCACTGGTTACACAGAGGGCGGACCAGACCCAGAAAAAAGCGGAGCTGACACTGTCCGACATAGAGACTTTCCACCAGGGCAGCTACAGTTGTCAGTACAGGATCAAGAGCGGCTTTCCTTCTCAGCTGCTCAGCTCTCCACCCAGCAACTCCATCAATATCACTGTTG TGGAACTCCTGACTCCACAACACTGGTACAACACGTCCACTGAGGCCCCGGCTGGTTCCGTCATTAAAGGCCACAGTTTTAACATCACCTGCTCCACCCCGCAGCAGTACCCAGGAGGTTCCTTCCAGCTGCGTCTGATCCGCTCCAACGGCACAGTGCGCCAGTCCCTGCCTGCCCTCACACCGTCCGTCACTTTCACCTTTCCCAACGCCCAGAGCTCCAACGAGGGCTACTACTACTGCCTGTATCGGGTCCAGCTGGGTGGGCGCACCTTTGTCTCCAGAGAAAGCCAACCCCTGCCAATAGCCATCAGAG ACCCAGATCCAGTACTGAGTCCAATGGGGATCAGCTGGCTTGTGTCAGGCCTGACATTTGTCGTAGCTGTCATCGTTTTAATCATTGTGGCCAAGGTGCTGTGTAACAAGGAGAAGAAGCCCACTGAATTGGAGCGAGAGACCAGAACCT GTGTGGACAACACTTATGTTGCCTTATCAATTAACAAGCTATGA
- the LOC144520798 gene encoding uncharacterized protein LOC144520798: MSSLRSKSAQDISDLLDEYGIKHGPVVDSTRSLYEKKLKEAMAKGKKGKPSPDKTYYREEEEEVTYEYRTPVRSDGAGDSGSYMRSRPEWSEREFEHETSYSSYLRSKPEYRGKDFVDEPAMYDTPYAYSNSYLNSTPMKSQDAPKAPKSSRLIPLWVQFAFFLAVAVFLYLVFSSMETNESLKGIE; encoded by the exons ATGTCTTCGCTAAGAAGTAAATCTGCGCAGGACATTAGCGACCTGCTGGATGAATACGGGATAAAGCACGGGCCTGTGGTCG ACTCCACCAGAAGTCTGTATGAGAAGAAGCTAAAAGAGGCCATGGCCAAAGGGAAGAAAGGGAAACCATCACCTGACAAAACCTACTACAGAGAAGAGG AGGAGGAAGTCACCTATGAATACAGGACACCT GTCAGGAGTGACGGTGCAGGAGACAG TGGGTCTTACATGAGGTCAAGACCAGagtggagtgagagagaattCGAACATGA GACATCCTACTCGAGCTACTTAAGGTCAAAGCCTGAATACAGAGGAAAGGATTTTGTTGATGA GCCCGCCATGTACGACACGCCGTACGCTTACAGCAACTCCTATTTGAACTCGACACCCATGAAATCTCAAGATGCCCCAAAGGCACCAAAGTCATCTCGCCTCATCCCATTGTGGGTTCAGTTTGCGTTCTTCCTGGCTGTGGCAGTCTTCCTCTACTTAGTTTTTTCCAGTATGGAGACAAATGAATCCCTCAAAGGAATAGAATGA
- the LOC144520792 gene encoding uncharacterized protein LOC144520792 isoform X1: MKMEQSFADLLSDAFSETSVPSFPDGDLDFENLNFDEKCEEDKTDISHENLLTKEDEALQQEATGPTAVSSGIKTKDIYVAENVDEKQCDDKSDEEDFEGAGLMSMAKTPVEDYTSSESEQEGSVSGEDEENEEEDMGTGEKPGDLLRLVHCSDEFCNGNKEDRVFAEGPPLAPEGAENPQVRNEEQGEGESDEEESYFERVPKCGSEMMIKGDGIEEDEQEREEENKEEDVCDSECEGMRIEQEENVLALCFEQNLESPCRDGPGKASLKFPEISVQNLQDLIAEVDSEDYGERMKDFSGDEHQDAGESFADYPSDLSSCEYIEGGAKNQESNHQSNALACAFESCSIAKQNTCLERAVTHGTGMGKAEDTDEERDGYLYSRDLEGDADEFRGLDVAAGEKEIVENVSGDAAVTGFDDGGETGESDSYISSDNEDEEKSSNEEIIDSRQDLKGNKQRVETCGGSSAAFPDDDDDNRVNPADFDINWNIDVLTTDTLRSEDLLTTEDTDKAETLPSYVTQRPPEDVNSYSTTTSPSNQGSLDDSFFFNTEPEASRIYELGQLGDDEYEEERNWEQEQKRIKAFYEFYDSDEENERQGRQTKVQFCADPLSQVIHYETDSSDRDSVSSSTEGEEDPSSAETSEEWREPDHTMQLTPARDPPNTQLPENVPDISNTHICTKKHKCFNMLKLTLKMGLVILTGLLMFWFATDKAGWLSRMSFF; this comes from the exons ATGAAG ATGGAACAAAGTTTTGCAGATCTACTCAGTGATGCTTTTTCAG AAACATCTGTTCCATCATTCCCTGATGGAGATTTGGACTTTGAGAATTTAAATTTTGATGAAAAATGTGAGGAAGACAAAACAGACATCTCTCATGAAAACTTACTTACAAAAGAAGACGAAGCTCTGCAACAGGAAGCAACTGGTCCAACTGCAGTTTCGTCTGGCATAAAAACTAAAGATATATACGTGGCTGAAAATGTTGATGAAAAGCAGTGTGATGATAAAAGCGATGAGGAGGATTTTGAAGGTGCAGGGTTAATGAGCATGGCCAAAACACCGGTGGAGGATTACACAAGCTCAGAGTCTGAACAGGAAGGCTCTGTCTCTGGAGAAGATGAAGAGAATGAGGAAGAGGATATGGGAACAGGAGAAAAACCAGGGGATTTGCTGAGGTTGGTTCACTGCAGTGACGAGTTTTGCAATGGTAATAAAGAGGACAGGGTCTTTGCTGAGGGACCACCTCTGGCCCCGGAGGGTGCTGAAAACCCTCAAGTTAGAAATGAGGAGCAAGGTGAGGGTGAGAGTGATGAGGAGGAGTCCTATTTTGAGAGAGTCCCTAAATGTGGCAGTGAGATGATGATAAAAGGTGACGGGATTGAAGAGGATGAGCAAGAGAGGGAAGAAGAAAATAAGGAAGAAGACGTGTGTGATTCTGAGTGTGAGGGCATGAGAATCGAACAAGAAGAAAATGTTCTCGCTCTGTGCTTTGAGCAGAATCTTGAAAGTCCTTGCAGAGATGGCCCGGGGAAAGCCAGTTtgaagtttccagaaatatcaGTGCAAAATCTGCAGGATCTTATTGCTGAAGTTGATAGTGAGGATTATGGAGAGAGAATGAAGGATTTCTCAGGGGACGAGCACCAAGACGCAGGTGAGAGCTTTGCAGATTATCCCTCAGACTTGTCTTCTTGTGAATATATAGAAGGTGGAGCAAAAAATCAAGAGAGTAATCACCAGTCAAACGCCTTGGCTTGTGCATTCGAAAGCTGTTCAATTGCAAAGCAGAACACCTGTCTGGAAAGAGCTGTGACACATGGAACAGGGATGGGAAAAGCTGAGGACACTGATGAGGAGAGAGACGGGTATCTGTACAGCAGAGATTTAGAGGGGGATGCTGATGAGTTCAGGGGCTTGGATGTGGCAGCTGGAGAAAAAGAGATTGTGGAGAATGTATCGGGCGATGCAGCTGTAACAGGGTTTGATGATGGAGGTGAGACAGGTGAGAGTGATTCCTACATCTCCAGTGATAATGAGGACGAAGAAAAGAGCAGCAATGAGGAAATCATTGATAGTAGACAAGATCTTAAAGGCAACAAGCAACGGGTGGAGACTTGCGGCGGGAGCAGTGCAGCGTTTCCTGACGATGATGACGACAACAGAGTGAATCCAGCCGATTTCGACATAAATTGGAATATAGATGTGTTGACAACTGATACCCTTCGGTCTGAAGACCTGTTAACCACAGAGGACACAGACAAAGCGGAAACACTGCCTTCATATGTGACTCAGCGTCCTCCAGAAGACGTCAACAGCTACTCAACAACCACAAGCCCCTCTAACCAGGGATCCCTGGATGATAGTTTCTTCTTCAACACTGAACCTGAAGCCTCTAGGATCTACGAGCTGGGACAGTTGGGAGACGACGAGTATGAAGAGGAGAGAAACTGGGAACAAGAGCAAAAGAGAATCAAGGCTTTCTATGAGTTTTATGACAGCGACGAGGAGAATGAAAGACAAG GGAGGCAGACAAAAGTTCAGTTTTGTGCAGATCCATTGTCTCAAGTCATTCACTATGAAACTGACAG CAGTGACAGAGACTCAGTCAGCAGCTCCACAGAAGGGGAGGAGGACCCGAGCTCTGCAGAAACATCTGAG GAATGGAGGGAGCCTGACCACACCATGCAATTGACACCGGCTCGTGATCCCCCGAACACTCAGCTACCAGAGAACGTGCCAGATAtcagcaacacacacatttgtaccAAGAAACACAAA TGTTTCAACATGCTGAAGCTGACACTGAAGATGGGTCTGGTGATACTGACAGGACTGCTGATGTTCTGGTTTGCCACAGACAAAGCGGGCTGGCTCAGCCGCATGTCGTTCTTTTAG
- the LOC144520792 gene encoding uncharacterized protein LOC144520792 isoform X3, giving the protein MKMEQSFADLLSDAFSETSVPSFPDGDLDFENLNFDEKCEEDKTDISHENLLTKEDEALQQEATGPTAVSSGIKTKDIYVAENVDEKQCDDKSDEEDFEGAGLMSMAKTPVEDYTSSESEQEGSVSGEDEENEEEDMGTGEKPGDLLRLVHCSDEFCNGNKEDRVFAEGPPLAPEGAENPQVRNEEQGEGESDEEESYFERVPKCGSEMMIKGDGIEEDEQEREEENKEEDVCDSECEGMRIEQEENVLALCFEQNLESPCRDGPGKASLKFPEISVQNLQDLIAEVDSEDYGERMKDFSGDEHQDAGESFADYPSDLSSCEYIEGGAKNQESNHQSNALACAFESCSIAKQNTCLERAVTHGTGMGKAEDTDEERDGYLYSRDLEGDADEFRGLDVAAGEKEIVENVSGDAAVTGFDDGGETGESDSYISSDNEDEEKSSNEEIIDSRQDLKGNKQRVETCGGSSAAFPDDDDDNRVNPADFDINWNIDVLTTDTLRSEDLLTTEDTDKAETLPSYVTQRPPEDVNSYSTTTSPSNQGSLDDSFFFNTEPEASRIYELGQLGDDEYEEERNWEQEQKRIKAFYEFYDSDEENERQDRSKRKTTATASSFLSSDRDSVSSSTEGEEDPSSAETSEEWREPDHTMQLTPARDPPNTQLPENVPDISNTHICTKKHKCFNMLKLTLKMGLVILTGLLMFWFATDKAGWLSRMSFF; this is encoded by the exons ATGAAG ATGGAACAAAGTTTTGCAGATCTACTCAGTGATGCTTTTTCAG AAACATCTGTTCCATCATTCCCTGATGGAGATTTGGACTTTGAGAATTTAAATTTTGATGAAAAATGTGAGGAAGACAAAACAGACATCTCTCATGAAAACTTACTTACAAAAGAAGACGAAGCTCTGCAACAGGAAGCAACTGGTCCAACTGCAGTTTCGTCTGGCATAAAAACTAAAGATATATACGTGGCTGAAAATGTTGATGAAAAGCAGTGTGATGATAAAAGCGATGAGGAGGATTTTGAAGGTGCAGGGTTAATGAGCATGGCCAAAACACCGGTGGAGGATTACACAAGCTCAGAGTCTGAACAGGAAGGCTCTGTCTCTGGAGAAGATGAAGAGAATGAGGAAGAGGATATGGGAACAGGAGAAAAACCAGGGGATTTGCTGAGGTTGGTTCACTGCAGTGACGAGTTTTGCAATGGTAATAAAGAGGACAGGGTCTTTGCTGAGGGACCACCTCTGGCCCCGGAGGGTGCTGAAAACCCTCAAGTTAGAAATGAGGAGCAAGGTGAGGGTGAGAGTGATGAGGAGGAGTCCTATTTTGAGAGAGTCCCTAAATGTGGCAGTGAGATGATGATAAAAGGTGACGGGATTGAAGAGGATGAGCAAGAGAGGGAAGAAGAAAATAAGGAAGAAGACGTGTGTGATTCTGAGTGTGAGGGCATGAGAATCGAACAAGAAGAAAATGTTCTCGCTCTGTGCTTTGAGCAGAATCTTGAAAGTCCTTGCAGAGATGGCCCGGGGAAAGCCAGTTtgaagtttccagaaatatcaGTGCAAAATCTGCAGGATCTTATTGCTGAAGTTGATAGTGAGGATTATGGAGAGAGAATGAAGGATTTCTCAGGGGACGAGCACCAAGACGCAGGTGAGAGCTTTGCAGATTATCCCTCAGACTTGTCTTCTTGTGAATATATAGAAGGTGGAGCAAAAAATCAAGAGAGTAATCACCAGTCAAACGCCTTGGCTTGTGCATTCGAAAGCTGTTCAATTGCAAAGCAGAACACCTGTCTGGAAAGAGCTGTGACACATGGAACAGGGATGGGAAAAGCTGAGGACACTGATGAGGAGAGAGACGGGTATCTGTACAGCAGAGATTTAGAGGGGGATGCTGATGAGTTCAGGGGCTTGGATGTGGCAGCTGGAGAAAAAGAGATTGTGGAGAATGTATCGGGCGATGCAGCTGTAACAGGGTTTGATGATGGAGGTGAGACAGGTGAGAGTGATTCCTACATCTCCAGTGATAATGAGGACGAAGAAAAGAGCAGCAATGAGGAAATCATTGATAGTAGACAAGATCTTAAAGGCAACAAGCAACGGGTGGAGACTTGCGGCGGGAGCAGTGCAGCGTTTCCTGACGATGATGACGACAACAGAGTGAATCCAGCCGATTTCGACATAAATTGGAATATAGATGTGTTGACAACTGATACCCTTCGGTCTGAAGACCTGTTAACCACAGAGGACACAGACAAAGCGGAAACACTGCCTTCATATGTGACTCAGCGTCCTCCAGAAGACGTCAACAGCTACTCAACAACCACAAGCCCCTCTAACCAGGGATCCCTGGATGATAGTTTCTTCTTCAACACTGAACCTGAAGCCTCTAGGATCTACGAGCTGGGACAGTTGGGAGACGACGAGTATGAAGAGGAGAGAAACTGGGAACAAGAGCAAAAGAGAATCAAGGCTTTCTATGAGTTTTATGACAGCGACGAGGAGAATGAAAGACAAG ACAGATCTAAACGAAAAACAACTGCGACTGCTTCCTCGTTTCTCAGCAGTGACAGAGACTCAGTCAGCAGCTCCACAGAAGGGGAGGAGGACCCGAGCTCTGCAGAAACATCTGAG GAATGGAGGGAGCCTGACCACACCATGCAATTGACACCGGCTCGTGATCCCCCGAACACTCAGCTACCAGAGAACGTGCCAGATAtcagcaacacacacatttgtaccAAGAAACACAAA TGTTTCAACATGCTGAAGCTGACACTGAAGATGGGTCTGGTGATACTGACAGGACTGCTGATGTTCTGGTTTGCCACAGACAAAGCGGGCTGGCTCAGCCGCATGTCGTTCTTTTAG
- the LOC144520792 gene encoding uncharacterized protein LOC144520792 isoform X2: protein MKMEQSFADLLSDAFSETSVPSFPDGDLDFENLNFDEKCEEDKTDISHENLLTKEDEALQQEATGPTAVSSGIKTKDIYVAENVDEKQCDDKSDEEDFEGAGLMSMAKTPVEDYTSSESEQEGSVSGEDEENEEEDMGTGEKPGDLLRLVHCSDEFCNGNKEDRVFAEGPPLAPEGAENPQVRNEEQGEGESDEEESYFERVPKCGSEMMIKGDGIEEDEQEREEENKEEDVCDSECEGMRIEQEENVLALCFEQNLESPCRDGPGKASLKFPEISVQNLQDLIAEVDSEDYGERMKDFSGDEHQDAGESFADYPSDLSSCEYIEGGAKNQESNHQSNALACAFESCSIAKQNTCLERAVTHGTGMGKAEDTDEERDGYLYSRDLEGDADEFRGLDVAAGEKEIVENVSGDAAVTGFDDGGETGESDSYISSDNEDEEKSSNEEIIDSRQDLKGNKQRVETCGGSSAAFPDDDDDNRVNPADFDINWNIDVLTTDTLRSEDLLTTEDTDKAETLPSYVTQRPPEDVNSYSTTTSPSNQGSLDDSFFFNTEPEASRIYELGQLGDDEYEEERNWEQEQKRIKAFYEFYDSDEENERQGRQTKVQFCADPLSQVIHYETDSDRDSVSSSTEGEEDPSSAETSEEWREPDHTMQLTPARDPPNTQLPENVPDISNTHICTKKHKCFNMLKLTLKMGLVILTGLLMFWFATDKAGWLSRMSFF from the exons ATGAAG ATGGAACAAAGTTTTGCAGATCTACTCAGTGATGCTTTTTCAG AAACATCTGTTCCATCATTCCCTGATGGAGATTTGGACTTTGAGAATTTAAATTTTGATGAAAAATGTGAGGAAGACAAAACAGACATCTCTCATGAAAACTTACTTACAAAAGAAGACGAAGCTCTGCAACAGGAAGCAACTGGTCCAACTGCAGTTTCGTCTGGCATAAAAACTAAAGATATATACGTGGCTGAAAATGTTGATGAAAAGCAGTGTGATGATAAAAGCGATGAGGAGGATTTTGAAGGTGCAGGGTTAATGAGCATGGCCAAAACACCGGTGGAGGATTACACAAGCTCAGAGTCTGAACAGGAAGGCTCTGTCTCTGGAGAAGATGAAGAGAATGAGGAAGAGGATATGGGAACAGGAGAAAAACCAGGGGATTTGCTGAGGTTGGTTCACTGCAGTGACGAGTTTTGCAATGGTAATAAAGAGGACAGGGTCTTTGCTGAGGGACCACCTCTGGCCCCGGAGGGTGCTGAAAACCCTCAAGTTAGAAATGAGGAGCAAGGTGAGGGTGAGAGTGATGAGGAGGAGTCCTATTTTGAGAGAGTCCCTAAATGTGGCAGTGAGATGATGATAAAAGGTGACGGGATTGAAGAGGATGAGCAAGAGAGGGAAGAAGAAAATAAGGAAGAAGACGTGTGTGATTCTGAGTGTGAGGGCATGAGAATCGAACAAGAAGAAAATGTTCTCGCTCTGTGCTTTGAGCAGAATCTTGAAAGTCCTTGCAGAGATGGCCCGGGGAAAGCCAGTTtgaagtttccagaaatatcaGTGCAAAATCTGCAGGATCTTATTGCTGAAGTTGATAGTGAGGATTATGGAGAGAGAATGAAGGATTTCTCAGGGGACGAGCACCAAGACGCAGGTGAGAGCTTTGCAGATTATCCCTCAGACTTGTCTTCTTGTGAATATATAGAAGGTGGAGCAAAAAATCAAGAGAGTAATCACCAGTCAAACGCCTTGGCTTGTGCATTCGAAAGCTGTTCAATTGCAAAGCAGAACACCTGTCTGGAAAGAGCTGTGACACATGGAACAGGGATGGGAAAAGCTGAGGACACTGATGAGGAGAGAGACGGGTATCTGTACAGCAGAGATTTAGAGGGGGATGCTGATGAGTTCAGGGGCTTGGATGTGGCAGCTGGAGAAAAAGAGATTGTGGAGAATGTATCGGGCGATGCAGCTGTAACAGGGTTTGATGATGGAGGTGAGACAGGTGAGAGTGATTCCTACATCTCCAGTGATAATGAGGACGAAGAAAAGAGCAGCAATGAGGAAATCATTGATAGTAGACAAGATCTTAAAGGCAACAAGCAACGGGTGGAGACTTGCGGCGGGAGCAGTGCAGCGTTTCCTGACGATGATGACGACAACAGAGTGAATCCAGCCGATTTCGACATAAATTGGAATATAGATGTGTTGACAACTGATACCCTTCGGTCTGAAGACCTGTTAACCACAGAGGACACAGACAAAGCGGAAACACTGCCTTCATATGTGACTCAGCGTCCTCCAGAAGACGTCAACAGCTACTCAACAACCACAAGCCCCTCTAACCAGGGATCCCTGGATGATAGTTTCTTCTTCAACACTGAACCTGAAGCCTCTAGGATCTACGAGCTGGGACAGTTGGGAGACGACGAGTATGAAGAGGAGAGAAACTGGGAACAAGAGCAAAAGAGAATCAAGGCTTTCTATGAGTTTTATGACAGCGACGAGGAGAATGAAAGACAAG GGAGGCAGACAAAAGTTCAGTTTTGTGCAGATCCATTGTCTCAAGTCATTCACTATGAAACTGACAG TGACAGAGACTCAGTCAGCAGCTCCACAGAAGGGGAGGAGGACCCGAGCTCTGCAGAAACATCTGAG GAATGGAGGGAGCCTGACCACACCATGCAATTGACACCGGCTCGTGATCCCCCGAACACTCAGCTACCAGAGAACGTGCCAGATAtcagcaacacacacatttgtaccAAGAAACACAAA TGTTTCAACATGCTGAAGCTGACACTGAAGATGGGTCTGGTGATACTGACAGGACTGCTGATGTTCTGGTTTGCCACAGACAAAGCGGGCTGGCTCAGCCGCATGTCGTTCTTTTAG
- the dnase1l1l gene encoding deoxyribonuclease I-like 1-like, whose product MRTAVLLFVVGLCVLNVTSSLKICAFNVQSFGESKANNKKVMGILLKILSRCDLCLIQEVRDSKGAAIQALVKDLNRFDKSNSYSYVESERLGRKTYKEQYVYIYRNNVLTVKEHYQYPKLEGEGTNETDVFSREPFIVRFHSPTTLVKDIVLIGQHTCPRNAMKEINELYSVFKGIYKMWKTDNVIILGDLNAGCSYVTIKGWRAVRLRSDPKFRWLIGDEQDTTVREKTHCAYDRIIVHGREIISSIVPGSAQPFNFKENFHLTEEEALEVSDHFPVEVDLKPNHRYLLRNEL is encoded by the exons ATGAGGACTGCAGTTCTGCTGTTTGTTGTGGGGTTGTGTGTGTTGAACGTCACATCTTCCCTGAAAATCTGCGCTTTCAATGTCCAGAGTTTTGGTGAATCAAAAGCAAACAACAAGAAGGTCATGGGAATTCTCCTAAAG ATTCTTTCTCGGTGTGACTTGTGTCTCATTCAGGAGGTCCGAGACTCCAAAGGAGCAGCAATACAAGCTTTGGTTAAGGATCTTAATAG ATTTGACAAATCCAACTCATACTCCTATGTGGAGAGTGAAAGGCTGGGGAGGAAGACCTACAAGGAGCAGTATGTCTACATTTACAG GAACAATGTGCTGACAGTCAAAGAGCATTATCAGTATCCTAAACTAGAAGGAGAAGGGACAAATGAAACAGATGTTTTCTCCAGAGAGCCTTTCATTGTTCGCTTTCACTCCCCTACGACAT tggTGAAGGATATTGTCCTGATTGGGCAGCACACTTGTCCGAGAAATGCGATGAAGGAGATTAACGAACTGTATTCTGTCTTCAAAGGAATTTACAAGATGTGGAAGACTGAT AATGTAATAATCTTAGGAGACCTCAACGCTGGCTGCAGCTACGTCACCATCAAGGGCTGGAGAGCTGTGCGCTTGAGGAGCGACCCCAAATTTCGCTGGCTAATTGGAGATGAGCAAGACACTACTGTCCGTGAGAAGACGCACTGTGCCTATGACAG gaTCATTGTCCATGGACGTGAGATTATTTCCAGTATAGTGCCAGGTTCAGCTCAACCGTTCAACTTTAAAGAGAATTTCCATTTAACAGAGGAGGAG GCTCTTGAGGTGAGTGACCATTTTCCTGTTGAAGTTGACCTGAAGCCCAATCACCGCTACCTCCTACGCAATGAGCTGTAG